One genomic window of Paenibacillus xylanilyticus includes the following:
- a CDS encoding DMT family transporter, with amino-acid sequence MTSLFRAGRSIELLFVVGIIAISFSSIFVRWSSADVAVIAMYRLFLTNLLMLPFVWKYRHEMMRLNFRQWGLLLASGVMLALHFLLWMGSLRLTSVASSTVILALEPILILAGSVWLFKAKINRMMIIGMGIALLGSIAIGAGDFQLAGTALQGDFLSLLGTIAVAIHMLLGQFLRSGLSAFSYNFWVFFVAACTLAVYNLAMGHPFGGYAASEWGIFLLLAIVPTIFGHYLFNWLLQYMNATTVSMGVLGEPVFSSLLAWMLLGESLSAMQMIAGVVIIFGVWIFIRYGKTKPEPIPADAPVGGQGPAEPTAV; translated from the coding sequence ATGACAAGCTTGTTTCGTGCCGGCAGATCCATTGAACTTCTGTTCGTTGTCGGCATTATTGCCATCTCGTTTTCTTCCATTTTCGTGCGCTGGTCCAGTGCAGATGTGGCTGTTATCGCCATGTATCGGCTGTTTCTCACCAATCTGCTGATGCTTCCGTTTGTCTGGAAATACCGGCATGAGATGATGCGCCTGAACTTCAGGCAGTGGGGGCTCCTGCTTGCATCCGGTGTGATGCTGGCACTTCATTTCCTGCTGTGGATGGGATCGCTCAGACTTACGAGTGTGGCCAGCTCCACGGTCATTCTCGCACTTGAGCCCATATTAATTCTCGCGGGCTCCGTCTGGCTGTTCAAAGCCAAGATTAACCGCATGATGATTATCGGCATGGGCATTGCCCTGCTTGGGTCCATCGCGATCGGAGCTGGAGATTTTCAGTTAGCCGGTACGGCGCTGCAAGGTGATTTTCTATCTCTGCTGGGAACGATTGCGGTAGCCATCCATATGCTGCTTGGACAATTTCTGCGTTCCGGACTCAGTGCCTTCTCTTATAACTTCTGGGTATTTTTCGTCGCTGCCTGTACGCTGGCGGTATATAATTTGGCCATGGGGCATCCGTTCGGGGGTTATGCCGCTTCGGAGTGGGGAATTTTCCTGCTGCTCGCCATTGTGCCGACGATCTTCGGACACTATCTCTTCAACTGGCTGCTTCAGTATATGAATGCCACCACGGTATCCATGGGCGTGCTCGGTGAACCCGTATTCTCTTCCCTGCTGGCCTGGATGCTGCTTGGTGAATCCCTCAGTGCCATGCAGATGATAGCCGGCGTCGTCATTATCTTTGGGGTATGGATTTTCATTCGTTATGGCAAAACCAAACCGGAACCCATTCCTGCTGACGCGCCTGTCGGCGGTCAAGGACCTGCTGAACCTACGGCGGTGTAA
- a CDS encoding YkyA family protein → MRTWKKSALAAVGLTLAVLTSACGEPQEPAANQVNELIRNDQEMAQNLKELARHEREEMELYTSILNKGKNKNSDLESLLDQAVEHIAERRKLLEQAETLMKQTQEQTPAVRDSLGRLSFEKEETLVQAQTVLDEYEARAQTFEEFVTSYQQSLDADERLYSLMRGSVDPNLVKIKRAIRERNIQYAQLAEIRKQFNKQTKAFNGANAKLVQMEQAS, encoded by the coding sequence GTGCGTACGTGGAAAAAATCAGCACTGGCTGCCGTAGGCCTGACGCTGGCGGTGCTCACCAGTGCCTGTGGCGAGCCGCAGGAGCCGGCTGCGAATCAGGTAAACGAATTGATCCGGAATGATCAGGAGATGGCTCAGAATCTGAAGGAGCTTGCCCGTCATGAACGGGAGGAAATGGAACTGTACACGTCGATTTTGAATAAGGGGAAAAACAAAAACAGTGACCTGGAATCACTGCTGGATCAGGCAGTAGAACATATCGCCGAGCGGAGAAAACTGCTGGAGCAGGCGGAGACCTTGATGAAGCAGACACAGGAACAGACACCTGCTGTACGGGATTCCCTGGGACGATTGTCTTTTGAAAAAGAAGAGACGCTGGTTCAGGCACAAACCGTTCTGGACGAGTATGAAGCAAGAGCCCAGACATTTGAGGAATTTGTAACCTCGTATCAGCAAAGTCTGGATGCCGATGAACGGCTCTATTCCTTAATGAGAGGCAGTGTGGATCCGAATCTGGTGAAAATTAAGCGCGCTATCCGGGAACGCAACATCCAATATGCACAGCTTGCCGAGATCAGAAAGCAATTCAACAAGCAGACAAAAGCGTTTAACGGGGCCAACGCCAAGCTTGTTCAGATGGAACAAGCGAGCTAG
- a CDS encoding acetamidase/formamidase family protein translates to MFINQTIRKLGVSVGIVSMFTFALPSVGFSVPLQPTTIDKVEGDYYVTSAIENIRWGSLPNRDSSPILTVPSGSAVTFDTVSHEGLIEDQGRNPVEYFGKYGISPDDVLDDAKAIAASEIQHDYVKDGPHIITGPVAVEGAMPGDVLKVEVLSLQTRVPYGVISNRHGKGALPNEFPENAGPQEGASATKPELYNNVSIFTPIEEINGNWYGLLPTKAGKNVRFPINPFLGVMGVAPNTSEVVSSIPPIETGGNMDINELGVGSTIYYPIQVKGGLFYTGDPHFAQGDGEVALTALEASLRGTVRLTVLKKGDPSIPHSGEFTQPFAETEDYWIPIGLDPDLDEAMKESVRESIQFLSDKLDMDRSVAYAYLSVATDYEVSQVVDRTKGVHGLIRKTDFLEYVDVIMNVGGTSIKPVVHNDEFYVPIRTISELLGGTVEWDNKTRTTKIGLGTKNISAQIGSDVYSINEKLVFNSKVPKLLNGETVVPVAVINEILGAYVNWTTIDKTLTANVSLSKKQ, encoded by the coding sequence ATGTTTATTAACCAGACTATTAGGAAATTAGGGGTTTCAGTCGGGATTGTAAGTATGTTTACATTTGCTCTACCTTCAGTGGGCTTTAGTGTGCCACTGCAACCAACAACCATCGATAAGGTAGAAGGCGATTATTATGTAACGTCTGCGATTGAGAACATTCGGTGGGGATCACTGCCTAATCGAGATAGCTCTCCTATTCTTACTGTACCATCAGGAAGTGCTGTAACATTTGATACGGTATCGCATGAGGGTCTGATCGAGGATCAAGGGAGAAATCCAGTGGAGTACTTCGGCAAATATGGTATCTCACCCGATGACGTGTTGGATGATGCGAAGGCGATTGCGGCTTCTGAGATTCAGCATGATTATGTAAAAGACGGACCTCATATTATCACTGGGCCAGTAGCGGTTGAGGGAGCGATGCCAGGAGATGTTCTTAAAGTAGAAGTCCTTTCGTTGCAAACTCGAGTACCCTATGGTGTCATTTCTAACCGTCATGGAAAAGGGGCTCTCCCTAACGAATTTCCAGAAAATGCAGGCCCGCAAGAGGGGGCTAGCGCAACAAAACCGGAATTATATAATAATGTATCTATATTTACGCCTATTGAAGAAATCAACGGCAATTGGTATGGTTTATTACCAACAAAAGCTGGCAAAAATGTACGTTTCCCAATTAACCCGTTTCTAGGTGTTATGGGGGTTGCACCAAATACCAGTGAAGTTGTGAGTTCGATCCCACCGATTGAAACGGGAGGAAATATGGATATTAATGAGTTAGGTGTCGGTTCAACTATTTATTATCCGATTCAAGTTAAAGGCGGGTTATTCTATACTGGAGATCCACACTTTGCTCAAGGGGATGGAGAAGTCGCATTAACTGCCTTGGAAGCATCCTTAAGAGGGACAGTTCGGTTAACGGTTTTAAAGAAAGGTGATCCTTCGATCCCGCATAGTGGAGAATTCACGCAACCCTTTGCTGAAACAGAGGACTATTGGATTCCCATTGGACTGGATCCTGATTTGGATGAAGCAATGAAAGAATCAGTACGTGAATCGATTCAATTCTTATCCGATAAGCTTGATATGGATAGAAGTGTGGCTTATGCGTACCTATCGGTGGCAACGGATTATGAAGTATCTCAGGTCGTAGATCGAACGAAAGGGGTTCATGGACTCATTCGAAAGACCGATTTCCTTGAATATGTTGACGTAATAATGAATGTAGGTGGTACGTCAATCAAGCCGGTTGTTCATAACGATGAGTTTTACGTACCGATTCGAACCATTTCGGAGCTATTGGGTGGCACAGTAGAATGGGATAATAAGACGCGTACAACGAAAATCGGATTAGGCACGAAAAATATAAGTGCTCAAATTGGTTCAGATGTGTATTCAATTAACGAGAAATTAGTGTTCAATAGTAAGGTACCTAAGCTTTTAAATGGTGAAACCGTAGTTCCGGTCGCTGTTATTAATGAAATACTAGGTGCTTATGTAAACTGGACGACGATCGACAAGACGTTAACCGCAAATGTATCGTTAAGTAAAAAGCAATAA
- a CDS encoding TetR/AcrR family transcriptional regulator: protein MPKIVDHEKMKNIIAEATWKIISEKGIHQATSRTIAKEAGLSQGALRHYFSKQESLLAFAMELVKEKVLTRLSNLNTRELAPQERIVEYLLELVPTDEQTLLEMEVWFAFVAYGKTQKGFDTNYEDLQNAIKNCIIYLKNEGLLSTTDEEKEQEKLYAFMNGMALNLYLEPDKINRTRSKEMIQDYINWIIR from the coding sequence ATGCCAAAAATCGTAGACCATGAGAAAATGAAAAATATTATCGCTGAAGCAACTTGGAAAATCATTAGCGAGAAAGGCATTCATCAGGCAACGTCAAGAACGATTGCGAAGGAAGCCGGATTATCACAAGGCGCTTTAAGACATTATTTTTCCAAACAAGAGAGCCTATTAGCATTTGCAATGGAGTTAGTTAAAGAAAAGGTACTTACTCGGCTGAGCAATCTGAATACAAGAGAACTGGCGCCTCAAGAAAGAATTGTTGAATACTTGCTTGAGCTAGTCCCGACTGATGAACAAACATTATTGGAAATGGAGGTTTGGTTTGCATTTGTAGCCTATGGAAAAACGCAAAAAGGGTTCGATACCAATTATGAGGACCTCCAAAACGCAATCAAGAATTGCATTATATACTTGAAAAATGAAGGTCTTCTGAGCACAACCGATGAAGAGAAGGAACAAGAAAAATTGTATGCCTTCATGAATGGAATGGCTCTCAATTTGTATCTAGAGCCGGATAAGATAAATCGAACACGAAGCAAAGAAATGATACAAGACTACATCAATTGGATCATACGTTAA
- a CDS encoding polysaccharide deacetylase family protein encodes MRVQQQTAGENSSIASRTSRTKTHKRRRIRYGRLSAALMLLALIITGLTYAFIGMTHWIKGYVAPPPVAVIEQPTKLGMIEMTPDVKEEPARFQGQVRKLAYITFDDGPSEYTEQLLDILKEHEAKATFFMIGRQLNQHKSAVERLVQEGSYPGLHSMTHNYNTLYKSGSSANFVKEFKKEQKMVQDLIGYTPHLIRAPYGSSPQIGESFRGDIAAAGFKMWDWTTDSLDWNLPGQPDKIVARVRKSVHRDKEVILMHEREQTVQALPRILKLLEDRGYEFEVYDPNAHWTANFSGDTRL; translated from the coding sequence GTGAGAGTTCAACAACAGACAGCAGGAGAAAACAGCAGCATTGCGAGCAGAACCAGCCGAACGAAGACACACAAACGAAGACGAATCCGGTATGGGAGATTGAGTGCAGCCCTGATGCTCCTAGCACTGATCATTACCGGTTTAACATATGCATTCATTGGAATGACCCACTGGATTAAGGGCTATGTAGCCCCGCCCCCGGTAGCTGTCATTGAACAGCCAACCAAGCTGGGCATGATTGAAATGACTCCGGATGTGAAGGAAGAGCCTGCACGCTTTCAGGGACAGGTTCGCAAGCTGGCATACATAACGTTTGACGATGGACCGAGTGAATATACGGAACAACTGCTGGATATTTTGAAAGAGCATGAGGCCAAGGCAACCTTTTTCATGATTGGACGTCAGTTGAATCAGCATAAGTCAGCGGTAGAGCGGCTGGTTCAAGAGGGCAGCTACCCGGGGCTCCACAGCATGACACATAACTATAACACCCTGTACAAAAGCGGAAGCTCCGCGAATTTCGTAAAGGAATTCAAGAAGGAGCAGAAGATGGTGCAGGATCTGATTGGCTATACGCCGCATCTGATTCGCGCTCCTTACGGCAGCAGTCCACAGATCGGTGAGTCGTTCAGGGGTGACATTGCCGCAGCGGGATTCAAAATGTGGGATTGGACAACAGACTCCCTGGATTGGAATCTTCCGGGTCAGCCGGACAAAATCGTGGCGCGTGTCAGAAAAAGTGTCCACCGGGACAAGGAAGTGATCCTGATGCATGAGCGGGAGCAGACGGTGCAGGCGTTGCCGCGTATTCTGAAATTGCTTGAAGATCGGGGTTATGAGTTCGAGGTCTATGACCCGAATGCACATTGGACAGCCAATTTTAGCGGAGATACCCGCTTGTAA
- a CDS encoding CPBP family intramembrane glutamic endopeptidase, translating to MNQQFKVMLPAWGKTIGLLCMIIMFAAVLWLVWTGNFSIRYTADHEGVIPIWHSWLPAFLGILLIRLVPYKSQNHTSFQQMERPHLVVQSIVLFISGVLFTAALVMIDPQGLHFELYYLAFKLTTLLCIPLIFLLIYRKTTGAQQEIISAKPRFLRNVIAPLIIIVVWGYLKFYSPIAQPEGVIEATDLTELFLLVFIGFMINSVLEEVFYRVWLQTRLEALLGRWPAILLVSILWSSWHVAIQGYGQWDIDVATVIANHGITGLFLGYLWARYRRVWVIILVHGLINASPHVLLQILFH from the coding sequence ATGAACCAGCAATTCAAAGTAATGCTTCCCGCATGGGGAAAGACAATTGGCTTATTGTGCATGATAATTATGTTTGCTGCTGTACTGTGGTTAGTGTGGACCGGAAACTTTAGTATAAGGTACACGGCCGACCATGAGGGAGTGATTCCAATATGGCATAGTTGGTTACCGGCATTCCTTGGTATTTTGCTAATCCGTCTGGTTCCTTATAAAAGTCAAAATCATACGTCTTTCCAACAAATGGAGAGACCTCACTTGGTTGTTCAATCGATTGTGTTATTCATATCAGGTGTTTTATTTACGGCTGCTCTTGTAATGATAGACCCTCAAGGATTACATTTCGAGCTATATTATTTGGCGTTCAAGTTGACGACACTGTTGTGCATTCCGCTGATTTTCTTGCTAATTTATCGCAAAACGACTGGCGCGCAGCAAGAAATTATCTCCGCAAAGCCTCGCTTTCTCAGAAACGTCATTGCACCACTGATCATTATTGTGGTCTGGGGTTATCTAAAGTTCTATTCCCCAATTGCACAACCAGAAGGAGTAATCGAAGCAACTGATTTGACAGAATTATTTCTCTTGGTATTCATTGGTTTTATGATCAATAGCGTATTGGAGGAAGTTTTCTACCGGGTATGGCTGCAAACCCGGTTGGAGGCATTGCTTGGAAGATGGCCTGCCATACTACTCGTTTCAATACTATGGTCCAGCTGGCATGTTGCCATTCAAGGTTATGGTCAGTGGGATATTGATGTGGCAACAGTGATTGCTAATCATGGGATTACGGGTCTGTTTCTTGGTTATTTATGGGCCCGCTATCGTAGAGTATGGGTGATTATCTTGGTTCATGGACTCATCAATGCTTCCCCTCATGTTCTGTTGCAAATTTTATTTCACTGA
- a CDS encoding sulfurtransferase, with the protein MKNIVSMRWLLARMYEPDVVIADCRFLLGQPDAGRQAYEAGHIPGAVYLDLEQDLSSPVSAHGGRHPLPDPAELVKRLSKAGIGSNARIVAYDDQGGMNASRLWWLLRYLGHEQVYVMDEGFSAWQNAKFPVTTDVPVRIPSTFEANVQPHMLASVQDAQHASANSSAVLIDSRDARRYAGLEEPIDAKAGHIPGAVNYFWKDVLGADGRWSGVEALEERFVKLGKDDAIIVYCGSGVSACPNVIALEEAGFSNVKLYSGSWSDWISYEENPVATGNSEADKNV; encoded by the coding sequence ATGAAAAACATTGTATCCATGCGCTGGCTGCTCGCCAGAATGTACGAACCCGATGTGGTCATTGCCGACTGCAGATTCCTGCTCGGTCAACCAGATGCAGGACGACAAGCTTACGAGGCTGGACATATCCCAGGTGCCGTTTATCTCGATCTCGAACAGGATCTATCATCTCCCGTGTCGGCCCATGGCGGACGTCATCCGCTCCCTGACCCGGCAGAACTGGTAAAGCGTCTTTCGAAAGCGGGAATCGGTTCAAATGCTCGTATTGTTGCCTACGATGATCAGGGCGGTATGAATGCCTCAAGATTATGGTGGCTGCTTCGTTATCTGGGCCATGAACAGGTGTATGTGATGGACGAGGGCTTCTCCGCCTGGCAAAACGCCAAGTTCCCGGTAACCACGGATGTGCCTGTACGGATTCCCTCCACGTTCGAAGCGAACGTACAGCCGCACATGCTCGCCAGCGTGCAGGATGCACAGCACGCTTCGGCGAACAGCTCAGCGGTACTGATCGACTCTCGCGATGCCCGCCGCTATGCGGGGTTGGAGGAACCGATTGATGCCAAGGCCGGACATATTCCGGGGGCGGTGAATTATTTTTGGAAAGACGTGCTTGGTGCAGATGGACGCTGGTCTGGTGTTGAAGCATTAGAAGAGCGGTTCGTGAAGCTCGGGAAAGATGATGCGATTATTGTTTACTGCGGCTCTGGCGTATCCGCCTGCCCGAACGTCATTGCGCTCGAAGAAGCGGGATTCTCGAATGTGAAGCTATATTCCGGAAGCTGGAGTGATTGGATTAGTTACGAGGAGAACCCGGTGGCAACCGGTAATTCGGAAGCTGACAAAAACGTATAG